The Henckelia pumila isolate YLH828 unplaced genomic scaffold, ASM3356847v2 CTG_298:::fragment_3, whole genome shotgun sequence genomic interval TTAATTTATCTTCCAACGCTTTGTTTTGTAATTGTACGTGTGTTACAGTAATGGGATATATATAGGATTTTCAAGATTCTAAAAGGCATGAATAATCAAGTATATAACAGAGTCAGAGATGTCACACGAACTCACAAGCACGTTGTTATCTCACTTGCTAGCAACCAGAGTTTGGATGATCAAGATTTCGGAATTAATGAATGTTTTTTATTATAGTAACTATATGATAAAGAATTTCGCCTAAGCATAGGTTCAAACGAATTTGAGGTACTAGTTTTCAATTGTATTGAATTTATTCAGAACATGTAATGATACAAGGTTGTAACACAAGCTATATATACTTCTTACCCTTTTCTCCTCTTGATGCTCAGTACAAAgtcgtcatcgtcatcatcacTTTCATCTATTAAACGTTTTTTCGGTTTCACTTCACCGGACTTGGGGACCTGTTGTGGCTTCTTGGAACTCTCTGGTTTACTTGACATGGGTGGTGGTGGTGGAGATTTTATTGGAGTACCTATTCGAAGTTGCTTCTGCTTCCTTCCCTTTTTCTCGAAGGCCTTCTTTGCTCGTTCGGGTGACAGCAAACCATGCTCCATCATCCTGTAAATATGAGAAAATTATCCATATATACTCTTTGGGCCAATTTGTTTAACAGATCTTTCTGAACAAGGTGAATAGTGATTAAAAAGGCAGAAGAAAATGACGTAAAGAAGTCGAAAAATTGTAGAGTAGTTTTGGGCATAAGAATAAGCAACTCGAAAACAAAAAATAGAAGTTCCCAGGAACATACAAGCCGTGGCCAGTGAAGCACAACTCTGCATCAGTAATAAATTGCATTTTTTAAACAATCCCCGACAGATTACAAACACCTATGGATGTGGCAAGTATTCTCACTGCAAATCGCGAATTTATGGAGCTAAAGTTCCAGCAAGAAGAAATCAGTTTCTTTATACCGTGAATTATCTAGTGTCAAACACATTTCTTACAAATTTTTTAGTATAGATATTATTTTATCATGTTCCTACCCTTAGATCGACAATACACACCATTAATATGAAGTATTTCCATGAAAGTGTTCATGCCAATGGCCAAAAACTTTTATGTGGCTTTGTTCTTGTTCATGTCACTATGCTGCGATAACCCAAAAGTCAACCCTATGAATCAGCATAGTACACATTGACTAATTACTTATTGTAAATGGGAATATGCACGATTTTTGTTACGCGTGCTGTGCTGTGCTGTTTTCATTTTTATACTGATTTTGGCTCCTCCATCCCCATTGAGCCAACAAGCTGGTCTGTATCCAAAACAATGCATTTTTATCCTTCGTACAAGAGAAAAGGATCTTCTTTGTCGACAGAAAAGCCACACCTTTACCTCTCGGAGACATATcaagtacatatatatatttaaaaaagaaGCATGAGAAAACTCAGTAACTAGTACAATACCACAagcataaattttataaatatgtttGAGCAGAATTCTGCACAATGAGCTCCAATGACAATTATTTTGATTCTACACTCGCCTTATAGGTAATCATGGTTTATCAGAGTTTTATATCTAGTCTGATATGGCCATTCACACCTCCTGCTAAGTCCACATAGGATGATATTGCTTTGTTACTGCAAACAATTCATTCAACAGTTGGGCATCGAACCCTAACTTCAAGAACATAGTAATCTCCACTATCACCGTAACAACATATACATGTGATATTTCTACTCCAAAATTTTCTCAGCAGAAGAACCCAGTGCATAAATAGAAACTAACCAAAATTCGGCCATTTCACTTGAAGGTATTTGCTTCGATAGGGATTCATAGAAGATCCTCAATGGTTCTCTCTGTCAACAAGAAGCAGCAAAATGAAGGAAAATAAGGACTAGTCATTGCATAATTCGTGATACAAATGAGAATAATCACATAGCACAAAATCAAATGGCTGATAAAGAACCTCTTCAGGAACATCAAATTTCTGTCCAGGCAAGGAATAAACTTTCTTCACTCTGGTTTTGGTCACTGTCTTCGTAACAGTTTTCGATTGACGTGACGTTTTGCTCATCTTCACTTGATCCAGACACATTGAAATTCaataagagaaaaaaaaaaaaaaagaattcgcAAAATAAACACTTTGACAATATTCAACACCCGATGCATCCACCAGAGGCATATTAGCAGACAGTAGTTTAAAAAACTATAATCCAGAGCAACCAATTCCATTTCTACAAAACTTGTCCAATCAAAACTTAATAAAAACTAGAACGCAagttggctaaatttggataaacgACAACGATAATAAAAAGATTAGATCTTGGAAGCTTTAAAACCAATCAAGGTTCAGCAAAGAGTGCTGATTATCTACAAGCACAAATAAAAAGatctttattcttttttttgaaTCATAAGCTTTCATCAAATCAAAGTGCATCCGCAGCAACCAAATGATATAACAACaaagatttcaaatttaatGGTTAAAAAAACAGCAATTACTGAAAATGGACCACCTCACAGCAAAAGGGAGGAACACAAAGTAAAATTCAATCCAAGAAATCACCAATCTTTCAAgatacaaataataataaacccaaattgagagaaaaaaaaataaataaatccttacaaATGGACACCTCGACTTCTCTTGATTCACAGAGACAGCAAAAGAGGAACAAAATCGAAACAAGAAAAGAATGGAAATCGATACATACAACTTTGGAGACATTATTAGTGGATCTGTGCTTGGCATCAGCAGCTTGCTTGATTGAGATCTCAGAAACTTTCTTCTTTGCTTCAACAATCTTGGATTTTGATGAAGACGATGATGGCCCATCTCCTATCCCGGGCTTCACTTTGATCAAATTGCTTGATTTTGTATCAGTGGCCATGGATTTTGTTCGTTCTGGGTTTAATTCTCAATTCCCCGTCTGTTAAAGAAATCCGTATATATTTTCTAGTAGTATCCTGTTTTAGGATTGTCACTTTTTCAGGTAAAAGTTTAGGAATCCCGGAAAAAGGATAGGACAGGTGGAGAGGAGACAAGTAGGTGGAAGAGTTTTCTTTCACTGATTTTGAGGATATTTTTTACTGTTACGTTTCACCAGATTTTTTTAGGCCCATTATCAAACAAACAATGTCTAAAAAATCAGCTGATTTTATGATAATATCTACACCCATTAAATAtcctcttttaattttaaatatttattttactacTTCTAATTACATATGATACACGCTAATTATTCATTTTAATAAAGCAATAAAAGTAATCAATCTTAGCTCAAAAGcagttatttgattttaaaaattaataacgtATGTAATAACAACTCAAGTATTATAACATAATAACAAtggtttattatttattcactgCAATTCATGATTGTTCTAACCGTATAACTCACGAAAACTtgagccaaaaaaaaaaaaagaaaagcgaaaacatgcattaaatagtTTGAATCAAGATTAAAATCCAATACAATTTCAAAGGAAAATACCTCAAAAAATTGGGTTTTACATTATTAAAATCAACATATCACGTAGACTGTAGTACAACAATGAGTTAGATCTAGTTTTCTCGTATAAATAATAATAGTTATTAAAATGTATATTATTAAACATTGATCGAGCAACTACATTATAATTTATATGAAAGAAATCATATCTGCTAATTTAGGCCCAATAAATCAGCCCATGTCCATGTCTAAACGGAACTTAAGTATTTAGGTGGACAAAATTTGAGCATGTGGTGCCTGAGTTGGAGGGATAAATTGATAGGGCGGGGAATAAACCATATCTGCTAATGTAGGCCCAATAAATCAGCCCATGTGCATCCTCAAAAGCCCCTATCTCAATGTCGAAAAGTACGAAGAATGTTCGGGCcacttatttaaatttttagttaACGAGCTAAAAGGCAGCTGTAAAGCCCATAAGCTAAACCCTCCTCCTCTTCCGACGACGTTCTCTGGAGGTCGATCGCCGGTGTTTTCTCCGGCGTGCTTCTGGATGTTTGATACTTTGCGCTTGGTGCATAGACATTGCAAGGTTCGGTACTCTTGGTCTCTTTCTCTCTTCCTCAGTGCACAAGCATTTACAGACTTGCTCTCTCTTCGTCTCTATAAACCAAGAAACTATCATTCCGTTCAAATTGATTATTCCAACAGCTCAATTTTATCTAATGTTGGTTCAAAATTCGATTTTCTTCTACAATTTTCGCCTTTCAGGGGTTGTTGCGACTCGTTCAACATTCCGATTAATTCCAACGAGAGGCGTAAACTCGCCGttggaatttcaaaaattatcaaaCGGCGGAAAGGGTATCTTTTGCAGGATTTTTCTTGCCATTTCTGCCCTTTTACCCTTGTAAAAATAATGAAATTGCTTGTATATAGGGAGGTGGGGGTTGCGTTTTTCAAAGTTGTATTTCAAGACACTTCGGAACTTACAGTTCAACAATGTTGTATTTCTGTGCATTTATTAGTGAATGAAGACCTTAGACTTCTGGCCCAAGATGTGCTGACATGGGTTATTAGAATAACAGGAGAAGTTCGGAGTTACGAGGTTGTGTGGAGACAGTACTATAAGAGCGAATCAGATTTTTTTATTCTTGATTCATTTATGCGCTCTTTTACGAATTTAGAGATGGGATACTGTGCCTTGGAGGTTTTGTACAGGATTTGGGAGGTTGGTTGTAGACCGAGTTTATCAGCAATGTGCGTGCTGATAAAGTTGCTGCTAAGAATTGGTGATTATGGTAGTGTGTGGAAGTTGTTCAGGTGTATGATTTATAGAGGACCTCGACCCTCAATTTATGTTTACAATGTGGCAATTCTTGGCTTCTGTACAAGAGGGTTTGTTAGGGTTGGCGAAAGTTTGCTGCATTTGATGAGGAAGTTTGGCTGTGAACCGGATGTGTACTCATATAATATTTTGATCAATGCTTACTGTGTTGGGGGCAAAAGTTTGGATGCGCTAAATTGGGTACATTTGATGGTTGAAAGTGGTTGCTACCCTAGTAATGCAACATGTGGAACAGTTATTAATGCCTTTTGCAAGGAGGGTAATATTGTGGAAGCAAGGAAAATATTTGATGGGATGCTGGACATGGGTGTGATCCCAAACACTGCATTGTACAATTCTTTGATGGATGGCTATGTTAAGACAAGAGAAATCGGTCAAGCAAATCAGCTTTATGCAGAAATGAGGAGCAACGAGGTGGCCCCTGATATTATCACTTATAACATTTTAGTTTCAGGGCATTACAAGTTCGGAAAGGAGGAGGATGGTGACAGATTTCTGAAGGACTTCTCAATGATGGGAGTGGTACCAAATTGCTCATTGATTGATTTGTCTATTGCAGGGCTATGTTGGGCTACAAAACTAGATCAAGCATTGGAGTTATTGGAGAATGCACTGGAGAAAGGGATTCCTCTGAGTGTAATGGCATTTAATTCTGTCATTGTTGCTTATGGAAAAGTAGGATTAGTAGACAAGGCTTTTGAAATCTATAAAATGATCGTGACATACGGTCTAACTCCTTCAGCTTCCACTTATACTTCATTGCTCTTAGGATTATCAAAAGTGAGAAGGCTCCAGGAAGCCCAAGTTCTTATGTATAAGATGATAGAGAAGGGTTATCCGATCAATAAAGTGGCTTTTACGTTGATTCTAGATGGATATTTTAAGAATAAGGACATACTGGGAGCTCGGAGGTTGTGGAAAGAAATGGAAATACTGGGAATGGCTCCTGATGCTGTTGCTTTTTCTGCCTTTATCGATGGACTTTCTAAGGCTGGTTTTGTTGAAGAAGCATATGATGTATTTCTGGAGATGATGGGAAAAGGACTTGTACCTAACAATTTTGTTTACAACTCCTTAATTTATGGCTTTTGCTGCAGTGGAAAACTCAATGAAGCATTGAAGTTGGAAAGGCAGATGAGATTTGAGGGCCTGTTACCTGATGTAATTACTTTCAACATTATCATTTTTGGGTTCTGCAAACAGAGAAGAATGATGTCAGCCATGCACACATACTCAGAAATG includes:
- the LOC140871008 gene encoding uncharacterized protein, with protein sequence MATDTKSSNLIKVKPGIGDGPSSSSSKSKIVEAKKKVSEISIKQAADAKHRSTNNVSKVMSKTSRQSKTVTKTVTKTRVKKVYSLPGQKFDVPEEREPLRIFYESLSKQIPSSEMAEFWMMEHGLLSPERAKKAFEKKGRKQKQLRIGTPIKSPPPPPMSSKPESSKKPQQVPKSGEVKPKKRLIDESDDDDDDFVLSIKRRKG
- the LOC140870919 gene encoding uncharacterized protein isoform X2; protein product: MKLLVYREVGVAFFKVVFQDTSELTVQQCCISVHLLVNEDLRLLAQDVLTWVIRITGEVRSYEVVWRQYYKSESDFFILDSFMRSFTNLEMGYCALEVLYRIWEVGCRPSLSAMCVLIKLLLRIGDYGSVWKLFRCMIYRGPRPSIYVYNVAILGFCTRGFVRVGESLLHLMRKFGCEPDVYSYNILINAYCVGGKSLDALNWVHLMVESGCYPSNATCGTVINAFCKEGNIVEARKIFDGMLDMGVIPNTALYNSLMDGYVKTREIGQANQLYAEMRSNEVAPDIITYNILVSGHYKFGKEEDGDRFLKDFSMMGVVPNCSLIDLSIAGLCWATKLDQALELLENALEKGIPLSVMAFNSVIVAYGKVGLVDKAFEIYKMIVTYGLTPSASTYTSLLLGLSKVRRLQEAQVLMYKMIEKGYPINKVAFTLILDGYFKNKDILGARRLWKEMEILGMAPDAVAFSAFIDGLSKAGFVEEAYDVFLEMMGKGLVPNNFVYNSLIYGFCCSGKLNEALKLERQMRFEGLLPDVITFNIIIFGFCKQRRMMSAMHTYSEMYKHGLAPDIVTYNTLISGYCKEFDMLNAENVAHRLYSTGWDPDITTYNIQIHAFCRSRRMNQAVLMLDELISHGIVPDTVTYNTLMNGICYDVLDRAVILTGKLLKMAFVPDLVTINLLLSNLRKQGLPQRTVMWGQKLSEVSFEFDEITCMILDRAFQDMQDDANHTMEITGKSLFVDFLMYMTYDLICRSMDCSGTRFNPHDFIGS
- the LOC140870919 gene encoding uncharacterized protein isoform X1; translated protein: MFDTLRLVHRHCKVRYSWSLSLFLSAQAFTDLLSLRLYKPRNYHSVQIDYSNSSILSNVGSKFDFLLQFSPFRGCCDSFNIPINSNERRKLAVGISKIIKRRKGYLLQDFSCHFCPFTLVKIMKLLVYREVGVAFFKVVFQDTSELTVQQCCISVHLLVNEDLRLLAQDVLTWVIRITGEVRSYEVVWRQYYKSESDFFILDSFMRSFTNLEMGYCALEVLYRIWEVGCRPSLSAMCVLIKLLLRIGDYGSVWKLFRCMIYRGPRPSIYVYNVAILGFCTRGFVRVGESLLHLMRKFGCEPDVYSYNILINAYCVGGKSLDALNWVHLMVESGCYPSNATCGTVINAFCKEGNIVEARKIFDGMLDMGVIPNTALYNSLMDGYVKTREIGQANQLYAEMRSNEVAPDIITYNILVSGHYKFGKEEDGDRFLKDFSMMGVVPNCSLIDLSIAGLCWATKLDQALELLENALEKGIPLSVMAFNSVIVAYGKVGLVDKAFEIYKMIVTYGLTPSASTYTSLLLGLSKVRRLQEAQVLMYKMIEKGYPINKVAFTLILDGYFKNKDILGARRLWKEMEILGMAPDAVAFSAFIDGLSKAGFVEEAYDVFLEMMGKGLVPNNFVYNSLIYGFCCSGKLNEALKLERQMRFEGLLPDVITFNIIIFGFCKQRRMMSAMHTYSEMYKHGLAPDIVTYNTLISGYCKEFDMLNAENVAHRLYSTGWDPDITTYNIQIHAFCRSRRMNQAVLMLDELISHGIVPDTVTYNTLMNGICYDVLDRAVILTGKLLKMAFVPDLVTINLLLSNLRKQGLPQRTVMWGQKLSEVSFEFDEITCMILDRAFQDMQDDANHTMEITGKSLFVDFLMYMTYDLICRSMDCSGTRFNPHDFIGS